In the Pseudanabaena sp. PCC 7367 genome, one interval contains:
- a CDS encoding serine/threonine protein kinase: MGTLPDLPDLTKHGYQVTDEFDQDDKGMWRSYRASRLKTKRPVIIKLIPLQRDDDLAAYKPQIQALLKLKHPGIARYIHAFRIAEGLCLVRQYIEGAILDGMEWDDPKQIRAIAINLMETLVFLQAQQPTIFHLNIKPANIIVGMELKTYLLDFALTTGKSSGTKPSAFAAPEIKRRRPPKPNTDLYGVGLALVCLITGTTGDRVSELFDATGGLRFRRSINGEISDHFLDWLDKMTNRLNSDRYADPSVALEALQEIDFERKPELKIEPEFIQLKAKNIGDLLRSNIIVSNTVADTLLEGRWEVMPHRSDPNQASGHAWIRFEPPSFAENRTVCQVCVDTNKIVAGKTYRRTLMLHANSAAETHTVELEVKTAPLPSLTIPYQKLAILIVLATVGSFLVTSAIHALTPLVPVPENFNEAIAYFGSLDKFPPNVDLAMLKDIIQEENSTQIYSAWGGLLIGLGSGVAAGAYAESSDIYAVRNSFGAAAIASISLRLIRMFVRLFWAIAMVGIIVGLVLGIVVGYLSASSHKEHLKLGFPKGFAFAVPALAAIFSLTTGIAFKLSFTEDYIQLPWLPWLAAISAIGLVGTAGMHILRQKTFLENYQRRSRRLIKP; this comes from the coding sequence GATGATAAGGGCATGTGGCGCAGCTATCGGGCGAGCCGCCTCAAGACTAAGCGACCCGTGATTATCAAGCTAATCCCTTTGCAAAGGGATGATGATCTGGCTGCCTACAAACCCCAGATCCAGGCTTTGCTGAAGCTGAAGCATCCCGGCATTGCTCGTTACATTCATGCTTTTCGGATCGCTGAGGGTCTGTGCCTGGTACGTCAGTATATAGAAGGAGCGATCCTGGATGGGATGGAGTGGGATGATCCTAAGCAAATCAGGGCGATCGCCATTAACCTGATGGAAACCCTGGTGTTTTTGCAAGCGCAACAACCAACCATATTTCACCTCAATATCAAGCCCGCCAACATTATTGTGGGGATGGAACTGAAAACCTATCTGCTAGATTTTGCCCTGACAACGGGGAAAAGTTCTGGCACGAAGCCATCGGCATTTGCTGCCCCCGAAATCAAACGCCGCCGTCCACCCAAGCCCAATACCGATCTCTATGGGGTAGGTCTAGCATTAGTTTGTTTGATTACTGGCACCACTGGCGATCGGGTCAGTGAATTATTCGATGCTACGGGCGGCCTCCGGTTCCGGCGCAGCATCAACGGCGAAATTAGCGATCATTTCCTCGATTGGCTCGACAAGATGACCAATCGCCTGAATAGCGATCGATATGCTGACCCCAGCGTAGCCCTGGAAGCACTGCAAGAGATTGATTTTGAACGGAAACCAGAGCTAAAAATTGAACCAGAATTCATTCAGCTCAAGGCTAAAAACATCGGCGATCTGCTGCGCAGCAATATCATTGTGAGTAATACGGTTGCCGATACGCTCTTGGAAGGTAGATGGGAAGTGATGCCCCATCGCAGCGATCCCAATCAAGCCAGTGGCCATGCCTGGATCAGGTTCGAGCCACCTAGTTTTGCCGAAAATCGCACGGTTTGCCAGGTCTGTGTTGACACCAACAAAATTGTGGCCGGGAAAACCTATCGCCGCACGCTGATGCTGCATGCCAACTCCGCAGCGGAAACCCATACAGTTGAACTAGAAGTCAAGACAGCACCTTTGCCTAGCCTGACGATTCCCTATCAAAAGTTAGCGATCTTAATTGTGCTAGCAACTGTAGGTAGTTTCCTGGTAACCTCAGCGATCCATGCCCTGACCCCACTGGTGCCCGTGCCTGAAAATTTTAATGAGGCGATCGCTTATTTTGGTAGTTTGGATAAGTTTCCACCGAATGTTGATCTGGCGATGCTGAAGGATATTATCCAGGAAGAGAATTCTACCCAGATCTATTCAGCCTGGGGTGGCCTGTTGATTGGTTTGGGTTCAGGTGTTGCCGCTGGTGCTTATGCCGAGTCTTCTGATATTTATGCGGTGCGGAATTCCTTTGGTGCGGCAGCGATCGCTTCTATTTCATTACGGCTCATCCGTATGTTTGTGCGCCTATTTTGGGCGATCGCCATGGTGGGCATTATCGTCGGCCTAGTCCTGGGAATAGTTGTAGGCTATCTGAGTGCTAGTAGCCACAAAGAACATCTGAAATTAGGATTTCCAAAAGGTTTTGCCTTTGCTGTGCCGGCTCTGGCTGCTATATTTAGCCTCACCACTGGAATCGCATTTAAGTTAAGTTTTACTGAAGATTATATTCAATTGCCTTGGCTGCCCTGGCTTGCCGCGATCAGTGCGATCGGCTTGGTTGGCACGGCGGGGATGCATATTCTACGGCAAAAAACTTTCCTAGAAAATTACCAGCGGCGGAGCAGGCGCTTAATCAAACCATAG